A genomic region of bacterium contains the following coding sequences:
- a CDS encoding SDR family NAD(P)-dependent oxidoreductase, whose protein sequence is MKEKVLVTGGAGFIGSYLVDELVKKSYQVIIYDNLDPQVHPQGKKPVYLNKEAKFVKGDIRDRKKLYEVVKDIDYIFHEAAVVGVGQSMYEVSKYVSVNTYGTSVLLDILANEKHKVRKLLVASSMSIYGEGAYECSHCGKTYPKLRSEDQLKNYDWELNCCNCHQDLIPLPTSEEKPLQATSIYAITKKDQEEMCLNIGWTYGIPTVALRYFNVYGSRQALSNPYTGVAAIFSSRLLNKKSPIIFEDGLQGRDFIHVQDIVRANILALEDEKANFEVFNVGTGKKITILEIAKILAQELRLNIEPEVTSRYRKGDIRYCFADIAKIKERLNFKPQISFEEGTGELISWVKDQTAQDLVEKAKKELEDKGLVK, encoded by the coding sequence ATGAAAGAAAAAGTACTTGTTACAGGCGGAGCAGGATTTATTGGCTCTTATCTAGTCGATGAATTAGTTAAAAAATCCTATCAAGTAATAATTTATGACAACTTAGATCCTCAAGTTCATCCCCAAGGGAAAAAACCTGTTTATTTAAATAAAGAAGCAAAATTTGTTAAAGGTGATATTAGAGATCGTAAAAAACTCTACGAGGTAGTTAAAGATATAGATTATATTTTTCATGAAGCGGCGGTAGTTGGAGTAGGACAAAGTATGTATGAAGTAAGTAAATATGTAAGTGTAAATACTTATGGCACTTCGGTCCTCTTAGATATTTTAGCTAACGAAAAGCATAAGGTAAGGAAATTATTAGTCGCTTCTTCTATGAGTATCTACGGAGAAGGAGCCTATGAATGTAGCCATTGTGGCAAAACATATCCTAAATTACGAAGTGAAGACCAGTTAAAAAATTATGATTGGGAATTAAATTGCTGCAATTGTCATCAAGATTTAATTCCTTTGCCTACTTCAGAAGAAAAACCTCTTCAAGCTACTTCTATTTATGCCATTACCAAAAAAGATCAAGAAGAGATGTGTTTAAATATTGGCTGGACCTATGGCATTCCTACCGTAGCTTTGCGTTATTTTAATGTTTACGGCTCTCGACAAGCACTTTCTAACCCTTATACTGGCGTAGCGGCTATTTTTTCCTCTCGGCTTTTGAATAAGAAGTCACCAATAATCTTTGAAGATGGTTTGCAAGGAAGGGACTTCATTCATGTTCAAGATATTGTAAGAGCCAATATCTTAGCCTTAGAAGACGAAAAGGCTAATTTTGAAGTATTTAATGTCGGGACAGGTAAAAAGATTACTATTTTAGAAATAGCCAAGATATTAGCTCAAGAATTAAGACTAAACATAGAGCCTGAAGTTACTTCTCGATATCGAAAGGGAGATATTAGATATTGCTTTGCCGATATAGCTAAAATCAAAGAAAGATTAAATTTTAAGCCACAAATTAGTTTTGAAGAAGGCACTGGCGAGCTTATTTCCTGGGTAAAAGATCAGACGGCCCAAGATTTAGTAGAAAAAGCAAAAAAAGAACTTGAAGATAAAGGATTGGTTAAGTAA
- a CDS encoding caspase family protein, with product MANKVLLVGINKYKIPGSDLNGCLNDVSNVRDVLLKYFGFAVKEIRVVIDERAKKKAIMERLKWLVKGTKAGDRLLFHFSGHGSQVRDRDGDELKDRLDEILCPHDMDWDGTYITDDELGKIFSELPKGVNLEVLLDSCHSGTGTREIIGISALPQELSFKPRFLHPPLDIQCRIEDDLEVKKILKGGNPLNHVLFSSCKDNQTSADANIGGSYNGAFTYYFCKHLRETQGNITRGELLKRLRVSLKFNGFSQVPQLECPGSEKKKKVLE from the coding sequence ATGGCCAACAAGGTATTACTGGTTGGTATTAATAAGTATAAGATACCAGGATCGGATTTAAACGGTTGCCTGAATGATGTTAGCAATGTCAGGGATGTCCTCTTGAAATACTTTGGTTTTGCGGTTAAGGAGATAAGGGTGGTTATTGATGAGAGGGCAAAAAAGAAGGCAATCATGGAACGACTTAAGTGGCTGGTAAAAGGGACCAAGGCAGGGGACAGGCTCTTGTTTCATTTCTCAGGACACGGCTCCCAGGTACGGGATAGGGATGGCGATGAGCTTAAAGATAGATTGGATGAGATCCTTTGCCCGCATGATATGGACTGGGATGGGACTTATATCACCGATGATGAGTTAGGAAAAATATTTTCGGAATTACCAAAAGGGGTAAATTTGGAGGTCCTGCTTGATTCCTGCCACTCAGGAACAGGGACAAGGGAGATAATAGGAATCAGTGCCTTGCCACAGGAACTCTCCTTTAAGCCGAGATTCTTACACCCACCATTGGATATCCAATGCAGGATAGAGGATGATTTAGAAGTTAAAAAGATACTTAAAGGGGGCAATCCCTTAAATCATGTGCTTTTTTCTAGTTGTAAGGATAACCAAACATCAGCCGATGCCAATATTGGAGGTAGTTACAACGGAGCGTTTACCTATTATTTTTGTAAGCATTTAAGGGAAACTCAGGGTAATATCACCAGGGGAGAATTGCTGAAGAGACTCCGTGTCTCCTTAAAATTTAATGGCTTTAGTCAGGTACCTCAATTAGAATGCCCTGGGTCAGAGAAAAAAAAGAAGGTCTTGGAATAG